The genomic segment TATTGACGGGTATCTGCCCGGAAGGAAACTCAACACCTAAAGGGATGTCGAAATTATTCAATATTTGGAAACACTGCAAAACAGTTTCTTCGCCAGCATCCTGCTGTGGAGCAGAAGCCTGGAAGAAAGCGGCGCGTACAAATCTGGAAGGAGGAGTAACATCGCCGGGAATACCTAAAAAGCCACTGCCTGAACCAAATGGGGTAAGTACGATATCACCCAATGATTTCGTCTCCGCACTGCCCGGAAAAAGATTGACATAGTTATTAAGATTCGTCATTTGCCATTCAAAATCCGGTGAGTTAGTCAGTACCCCCAGTTTATTTTCATAAAAATGAGGTTCACCATCTATGATTTCCAAAACCAATTGACGTCCGGTGCCATCCGCAATGCGCCAGTGCACAGTTGAAGCCCGAGGATCAATGGAAACGACATGTACCCTACGAATCGCATCTTTAACTTCATCCACATTCGTGAAGTTACCCAATATCCATGATACCAGTTGCAAATCAGCTATACTCGAAGTGCGCAATGAGGGATTGTATTCTTCGTATTTACCGTATCCTGGAAAATAAAACAAACCGGCTGAAAGGCCAGCCTCATTCAAACCTTCAGCTATAAATTCCTTTTGCTCAACGGCCAAGCCCACATAACCATATCTGGCTGTAAATTTCATTCCCGACCCGTTTGTTTCCGGCACATAGGAATATTGCTCATAACCGCGTGGCACGATGACGTACTGGCTGTGAAGATTGCTCCCTCCCCATTCAATGGTGCGGGCAACAATTCGTGAACTGTCTTTGGCAGTCAAGGTGATTCCTGTGCACGAAAGAACACGCTGTGGCATGGAACTGGCGGCTGCAGCAGCTATTAATAAGATAAACGTAAAATTTTTCATGACTTTGTTTTTCTGTAAAAACAATTCTATTCCCAAATTGTTTACCATCGAGCTTTTGCCTCACAAATTTGTAAGAGACACAAAAGGAAAGCATAGAAAAGAACAGGATATGCAGAAGATATTTTTCTATATAGATACCATTTATATACAATATGTACATCTAGCAAAAAGCTTAAACAGCAGTTATACAACTGTTTGTATATAGCACTATGTACATAATAAAAATTGTTTTACGAGAGAAAAGCTATTTCCTTTGCAATGGAAAACTAAACAAATACATAAATTACTTTTAGCATGATAGAACAGACGGTCGGGCATCACCAACGAATGCCCTATCTTAAGATTCATAGTGCCAAAAGACAAAAATGGTATATTAAAAGTTAAAGATATGCGGTTGGGAACATATTTAATTGCATTA from the Bacteroides eggerthii genome contains:
- a CDS encoding linear amide C-N hydrolase; translated protein: MKNFTFILLIAAAAASSMPQRVLSCTGITLTAKDSSRIVARTIEWGGSNLHSQYVIVPRGYEQYSYVPETNGSGMKFTARYGYVGLAVEQKEFIAEGLNEAGLSAGLFYFPGYGKYEEYNPSLRTSSIADLQLVSWILGNFTNVDEVKDAIRRVHVVSIDPRASTVHWRIADGTGRQLVLEIIDGEPHFYENKLGVLTNSPDFEWQMTNLNNYVNLFPGSAETKSLGDIVLTPFGSGSGFLGIPGDVTPPSRFVRAAFFQASAPQQDAGEETVLQCFQILNNFDIPLGVEFPSGQIPVNIPSATQWTAVSDMTNRIIYYRTMYNSNIRCFDLNKIDFGKVEYRAVPLDAVKQQPIETIAIE